In Flavobacterium praedii, the DNA window ATGGTGAATGGTGAATTGTGAATAGTGAGAAGTGAGTGGTGAGTGGTGAGAAGTGAATGGTGAGTGGTGAATGGTGAATGGTGAGAAGTGAATAGTTAGAAGTGAATGGTGAATAGTGAGTGGTGAGTGGTGAGAAGTGAGTGGTGAGAAGTGAATGGTGAATGGTGAGAAGTGAGAAGTGAGAAGTGAGAAGTGAGAAGTGAGAAGTGAGAAGTGAGAAGTGAGAAGTGAGAAGTGAGAAGTGAGTGGTGAGAAGTGAATAGTTAGAAGTTAGAAGTTAGAAGTTAGAAGTTAGAAGTGAATGGTGAGTAGTGGGAGGTGTATAGAAAATTATTAAGGTTAAAATAACTTGAATGGATCATAAAGAATTAGATGTTTGGAAAAAAAGTATGGACTTGGTTGAGTCAATTTATACTCTTACTCAGCGATTTCCAGATGTTGAAAAATATGGTTTAACGAGTCAAATGAGAAGGGCTGCGGTTTCGATTCCATCAAACATAGCTGAAGGTGCTGCTCGAAAAGGGAATAAAGAATTATTACAGTTTCTGTATATTGCTATTGGTTCGCTTTCTGAATTGGAGACGCAATATCTTATTGCAATACGATTGACTTTTATAGAAAAAGAGGAGGTTTTGGAAAAACAAATGATTGAAGTGAAAAAGCTTTTATTAGGATTTAAGAATTATATAAGTAAAGTGTAGTTAGAAGAGAGTAGTTAGAAGTGAATAGTGAGAGGTGAATAGTGAGGGGTGAATAGTGAGGGGTGAATAGTGAGGGGTGAATAGTGAGGGGTGAATAGTGAGGGGTGAATAGCGAGAGGTGAATAGCGAGAGGTGAATAGTGAGAGGTGAATAGCGAGAGGTGAATAGTGAGAGGTGAATAGTGAGGGGTGAATAGTGAGAAGAGAGAAGTAATC includes these proteins:
- a CDS encoding four helix bundle protein, producing MDHKELDVWKKSMDLVESIYTLTQRFPDVEKYGLTSQMRRAAVSIPSNIAEGAARKGNKELLQFLYIAIGSLSELETQYLIAIRLTFIEKEEVLEKQMIEVKKLLLGFKNYISKV